A genome region from Prinia subflava isolate CZ2003 ecotype Zambia chromosome 12, Cam_Psub_1.2, whole genome shotgun sequence includes the following:
- the MXRA7 gene encoding matrix-remodeling-associated protein 7 isoform X1, producing the protein MELKGSSTFVMIQQMLCSQELPAPGQMDPALLFKVDGLLDFNPALPGAPAKLCPGMIQMCRGTDAFPAPRGPGARQLSPSASPRLGNDIFVCRSSWSERPVSSLLQMLLDNDMHASLQCCLFFFSFFFFFFPAGRLSWPVCTGEMLICELLDRAPRSFILRLFLPHSQLLKTPCILPGLCFLQKSSAWGAPVSSLLPKSPSAVPTPAPSPLWLQDARTAAPTGHGRAESSEIRGCSRHRGLSPPLAHGGCRYSQARGGALSLLAFPAQRLLPAQRWYFTARPRDTVSLLPAHADPPPQPSRQSREIFICEGFGQGKLALHRARGYHSCCGAERAGKPQPQDCRMAWGGFQGVFTGWMQSINNPSMSSPFLLLLSCCISIPGSCLSPARTHRQPSLAEPVPLTPCTGPIPRAGAATESSWSAPNPGCRAGHWRALGFLIPAAMSRLGTWIRGSTGSGMGQDTTIGCLAWIQPWAHRTSRGHEWPRSTFQPCRGGRGGLRK; encoded by the exons ATGGAGCTAAAGGGCAGCAGCACGTTTGTGATGATCCAACAaatgctctgcagccaggagctgccagcgCCGGGGCAGATGGATCCTGCCTTGTTATTTAAGGTGGATGGCTTGCTGGATTTTAACCCTGCCCTTCCCGGAGCCCCGGCCAAGCTGTGCCCAGGTATGATTCAGATGTGCCGGGGCACGGATGCGTTCCCAGCCCCGCGTGGCCCCGGGGCCAGGCAGCTGTCGCCAAGCGCGTCCCCTCGGCTCGGCAATGACATCTTTGTTTGCCGCAGCAGCTGGTCGGAGCGGCCCGTGTCAAGTCTCCTCCAGATGCTCCTGGATAATGACATGCACgcctccctgcagtgctgccttttttttttttctttttttttctttttttttcctgctgggaggCTTTCGTGGCCGGTGTGCACCGGAGAGATGCTGATTTGTGAGCTGTTGGACAGAGCACCCAGGTCATTTATTCTCCGGTTGTTTCTCCCTCACTCCCAGCTGCTCAAAACTCCCTGCAttctccctgggctgtgcttccTACAGAAGAGCAGTGCCTGGGGTGCCCCGGTGTCCTCTTTGCTGCCCAAATCTCCCAGTGCTGTCCCAACgcctgccccctccccacttTGGCTGCAGGATGCCAGGACAGCAGCACCCactggccatggcagggctgagagCTCTGAAATTcggggctgctccaggcacagagggctctcccctcctctggcTCACGGGGGCTGTAGGTACAGCCAGGCTCGAGGTGGGGCTTTGTCCCTGCTGGCATTTCCAGcccagaggctgctcccagcccaacGCTGGTATTTCACTGCAAGGCCAAGGGACAcggtgtccctgctccctgcccacgCAGATCCTCCTCCACAGccctccaggcagagcagggaaatctTCATCTGTGAAGGTTTTGGACAGGGAaagctggctctgcacagggctcGAGGTtatcacagctgctgtggggctgagagggctgggaagccccagccccaggactgCAGGATGGCATGGGGAGGTTTCCAGGGGGTATTTACTGGATGGATGCAGAGCATTAACAACCCGAGCATGtcctctcccttcctgctcctcctgagctgctgcatcAGCATCCCGGGAAGctgcctgagccctgccaggacacacaggcagcccagcctggcagagcccgTCCCCCTCACTCCTTGCACTGGTCCCATCCcacgggctggggctgccacagagagcagctggTCAGCTCCAAACCccggctgcagggctgggcactggaggGCTCTGGGGTTCCTCATTCCAGCAGCCATGTCACGGCTTGGCACATGGAtcagaggcagcacaggctcGGGCATGGGGCAAG ATACCACCATTGGGTGCCTCGCCTGGATCCAGCCTTGGGCACACAGGACAAGCAGAGGACACGAGTGGCCACGCAGCACTTTCCAGCCATGCAGAG gaggaagaggtggaCTCAGAAAATGA